Genomic DNA from Fimbriimonas ginsengisoli Gsoil 348:
GGTCCTCGACCGTGACGATGTTTCGCTGCTTGGAGTCGAGGGTGTGGAGGGAAGCGTAAAGGGTGGACGTCTTACCGGAACCGGTAGGGCCGGTAACGAGGATCAGACCGTACGGCATCTGGACCGCCCGCCGCCACTTGTGCAGCACTTCCGGCGGCATCCCCAGCTTGGTCATGTCGACCTTCATCGCCATCGGGTCGAGAAGACGCATAACGATCTTCTCGCCGTTCAAACACGGGATACAAGAGACACGAGCGGAGAGCCGCCGTCCCAGATACTCCATGTCGATGCGGCCATCTTGAGGTTCCCGGTTCTCGTCGATCCGCATCCCCGCGGCCAACTTCAGACGGGCAAGCACGTTCTGCGCCTGCTCGGTGGGGAGCTGGCCGGTATCGTGCAACACGCCGTCTTGGCGGTAGCGGATCTTGAGCTGATCTCGCTCGGGCTGAAGGTGGATGTCCGAGGTGCCGGTATCCAGCGCGTTCATAAAGATCGAGTCGGTGATGCCGACCGCGATCGACATCTCTTCGCCGCCCATTTCGCGGATATTTCCCTGCTCGCGGAGAACGAGGCGGAACCGCTTGGCGGCTCCGTAGTTGGTCTGTGATACTTCGATTCCGGCCATGTCGCTGTTTTGCTTACGGAACTCGCGGTTTTCCATCCAAGACTCCCTTGGACGCAATCCTTCCCACGTTTCCCAATCCTAGACGTTACTATACGTGCCACTCCGTTCGATCAGATACGGATTGCGGGGGGAATGGCTGGAAATGGGGGTTCGGGGCGCTGGGCCTTAGGGCGTTGGGCGTTGGGCGTTGGGCGTTGGGCGTTGGGACAGAGCCTCGTTAGCAGGACAGAGTTAGATCCGGGTTAACGCCCAACGCCTTCCGCCCCCTGCCACACCGCCGATTAGCTCATCGTAAGTTATACTGCGAGAAACATTTTTCTCCCCTTGAGCAGCGTGGCTTGAGCGGGGTGTTTGCCGTCTATGGTCACGGCCTACGACATCAGCCACGATTGGGAAGATCCCGAAGAGCTGCACGGTTTGCTTCAGTCAATCCGTGAGCAGCGGCATGATGCCAACGTCCGGCGAATTCGGTACGCCTACTTCCTGGCCGAGCAAGCCCATAAAGGGCAGACCCGCTCCTCCGGCGAGCCGTACATCATCCACCCGTTGGCGGTTGCGCGCATCCTCGTCGACCTTCGGATGGACGACGACTCGATCTGCGCCGCGCTGCTTCACGACGTCCTAGAAGATTGCCCCGAGGTCACCGCGGAGCAGCTTCTACGGATTTTCGGCGAGGACGTTCTGCACCTGGTGGAAGGGGTGACCAAGCTCAAATTCACCCACCAGGAGATGCTTACCGACCGCCAGCGGGCGGCGGCGGAGACGACGCGGACCGCGGAGACGCTCCGCAAGATGCTGTTGGCGATGGCCCAAGACTTCCGGGTCATGGTCATCAAGTTGGCGGACCGGCTGCATAACATGCAGACCCTCGGGGCGCTGCCTCCCGAAAAACGGACAAGGATCGCCTCCGAGACCTTGGACATCTACGCGCCTCTCGCGGCCCGACTCGGAATCTGGCAGATCAAGTGGCAGCTCGAGGATCTGTCGTTCCAGGCGCTCCACCCGCACGAGTACGCGGAGGTTCGGGAACGGGTCTCGAAGACTCGAA
This window encodes:
- a CDS encoding GspE/PulE family protein, which encodes MENREFRKQNSDMAGIEVSQTNYGAAKRFRLVLREQGNIREMGGEEMSIAVGITDSIFMNALDTGTSDIHLQPERDQLKIRYRQDGVLHDTGQLPTEQAQNVLARLKLAAGMRIDENREPQDGRIDMEYLGRRLSARVSCIPCLNGEKIVMRLLDPMAMKVDMTKLGMPPEVLHKWRRAVQMPYGLILVTGPTGSGKTSTLYASLHTLDSKQRNIVTVEDPIEYEYDKYIAQVQVTERMTFPKVMRTFLRQDPDVMLVGEMRDAESLGIGIQAGLTGHLVMSTLHTNNAVETIGRMVDMNAEPYLIAGVLVGILAQRLVRLNCPKCRQPYKPTEDEIDTLKFTAEELSTGRFGKGAGCQDCRGTGFKGRIGVFELVLGTPEFRAAIARGENFAELTAAARKQGYRTMLEDGRDKVMSGWTTPDEVIKAVFTQSVD